In one Winogradskyella sp. MH6 genomic region, the following are encoded:
- a CDS encoding helix-turn-helix domain-containing protein, whose product MDEQEHYISVKPSSKSLQNYIAYYYFNFSNRDDYKKRYIFYPHFRNAITVYKRSKISFSKTGSIVVPDASKEFEIIYTGIHNESRTGEIKAPFDKIGIVFQPLGINNFMKVPFGDVVTENPIKDFDYFGNSFEVALKKVYDTNDVDEKVAVLDAFFKNEFNPLAEARIVKAVNYLFEEDLTIQELSEKLQLSRKTVLRLFRKHLNCSPKEFSNLVKFRKAIEIYQKGNSNFTELAYANKYYDQSDFIKHFKKATGFNPKKFFSGISHLGTEDTFWTLLKN is encoded by the coding sequence ATGGATGAACAGGAACACTATATTTCTGTAAAGCCTTCAAGCAAGAGTTTACAGAACTATATTGCGTATTATTATTTCAATTTTTCTAATCGAGACGACTATAAAAAGCGATACATTTTTTATCCGCATTTTAGGAATGCCATTACCGTTTACAAGCGTTCAAAAATCAGTTTTTCAAAAACGGGTTCTATTGTGGTGCCTGATGCATCCAAAGAGTTTGAAATTATTTACACAGGCATTCATAATGAAAGTCGAACAGGTGAAATAAAAGCACCTTTTGATAAAATTGGCATTGTGTTTCAGCCATTGGGAATCAATAATTTCATGAAAGTCCCTTTTGGTGACGTTGTTACCGAAAACCCGATTAAGGACTTTGATTATTTTGGAAATAGTTTTGAAGTTGCTCTAAAAAAAGTTTACGACACCAATGATGTGGATGAAAAAGTAGCTGTGCTAGATGCCTTTTTTAAAAATGAGTTCAATCCTTTAGCTGAAGCTAGAATTGTTAAAGCCGTCAACTATTTGTTTGAAGAAGATTTAACGATTCAAGAGTTGTCTGAAAAATTGCAGTTGAGTAGAAAAACAGTGCTTCGGTTATTCAGAAAACACCTTAATTGTTCACCAAAAGAATTTTCAAATTTGGTGAAGTTTAGAAAAGCCATAGAAATTTATCAGAAAGGAAATTCCAACTTTACAGAATTGGCGTATGCTAATAAATATTATGACCAATCTGATTTTATAAAACACTTCAAAAAAGCAACAGGTTTTAATCCCAAAAAATTCTTTTCTGGGATTTCTCATTTGGGTACAGAAGACACGTTTTGGACACTTTTAAAAAATTAA
- a CDS encoding succinate dehydrogenase cytochrome b subunit, with protein MSGILNSSIGRKFAMALSAFFLMIFLLQHFAINSLSVCSPDTFNEVSHFMGTFWVIQYLLQPVLIFGVIFHFIMGFVLEIKNNKARQISYAKNNGGANSTWMSRNMIWSGGFILVFLIIHFIDFWIPEINTKYIVGDMSGTLPNGEFRYYEELVHKFEPIWRVALYCVGFVFLALHLLHGFNSAFQSVGANNKYTKGLRGFGKFYAIVIPLGFIVIALYHHFNH; from the coding sequence ATGAGCGGAATTCTAAATTCGTCGATTGGAAGAAAGTTTGCCATGGCACTTTCGGCATTCTTCCTTATGATTTTTTTACTTCAACATTTTGCAATTAACAGTCTTTCAGTATGTAGCCCAGATACTTTTAATGAAGTGTCTCATTTTATGGGAACATTTTGGGTTATTCAATATCTGTTGCAACCCGTTTTAATTTTTGGTGTGATTTTCCATTTCATCATGGGATTTGTGCTAGAAATCAAAAACAATAAGGCAAGACAAATCAGTTATGCAAAAAATAATGGTGGTGCCAATTCTACATGGATGAGTAGAAACATGATTTGGAGTGGAGGTTTTATCCTTGTGTTCTTAATCATTCACTTTATAGATTTTTGGATTCCAGAAATCAACACCAAATACATCGTTGGTGATATGTCTGGTACATTGCCAAATGGTGAGTTTAGATACTACGAAGAATTAGTACATAAATTTGAACCGATTTGGAGAGTAGCACTTTACTGTGTTGGTTTTGTGTTCTTAGCATTACACTTACTTCACGGTTTTAATTCAGCTTTTCAATCTGTTGGTGCTAACAACAAGTACACAAAAGGTTTAAGAGGGTTTGGTAAATTTTATGCAATAGTGATTCCTTTAGGATTTATTGTTATTGCATTATATCATCATTTTAACCACTAA
- a CDS encoding fumarate reductase/succinate dehydrogenase flavoprotein subunit yields MALDSKIPNGPLADKWTNHKNNINLVNPANKRLIDVIVVGTGLAGGSAAATLAELGYNVKAFCFQDSPRRAHSIAAQGGINAAKNYQGDGDSTYRLFYDTVKGGDYRSREANVYRLAEVSANIIDQCVAQGVPFAREYGGLLDNRSFGGVLVSRTFYAAGQTGQQLLLGAYSALNRQIGRGKVKMYNRHEMLDVVIVDGKARGIITRNLVTGEIERHSAHAVVLGTGGYGNVFFLSTNAMGSNVTAAWKAHKRGAYFANPCYTQIHPTCIPVTGDHQSKLTLMSESLRNDGRIWVPKKMEDVEAIRAGKLKPTQIAEEDRDYYLERRYPAFGNLVPRDVASRAAKERCDAGYGVNATGEAVYLDFASAFMRYGKEQAHVKGLDENDEALVKKLGQEVVRTKYGNLFQMYEKIVDQNPYETPMMIYPAVHYTMGGVWVDYNLQTTVPGLYCIGEANFSDHGANRLGASALMQGLADGYFVLPYTIGDYLSHDIRTGPISTDSPEFEAAEKSVRENIEHLINNNGSHSVDHFHKKLGKIMWNKCGMARNEADLKSAITEIAELRAEFWKDVRVPGTNDEFNEELAKALRVADFLELGELFAKDALLREESAGGHFREEYQTAEGEAMRRKEFQYVSAWEYKGEPKDAVLHKEDLVYENIEVKERSYK; encoded by the coding sequence ATGGCTTTAGATTCTAAAATACCTAATGGACCACTTGCAGATAAGTGGACAAATCATAAAAATAATATTAACCTTGTTAATCCTGCTAACAAAAGACTTATAGATGTTATTGTTGTTGGTACAGGTTTAGCAGGAGGTTCTGCAGCTGCAACTTTAGCAGAACTAGGCTATAATGTAAAAGCATTTTGTTTTCAAGATTCACCAAGACGTGCGCACTCTATTGCGGCTCAAGGTGGAATAAATGCAGCAAAAAATTATCAAGGAGATGGTGATTCTACATACAGATTATTCTACGATACTGTAAAAGGTGGAGATTACCGTTCTCGTGAAGCAAACGTATATCGTCTTGCTGAGGTTTCAGCAAATATTATAGACCAGTGTGTGGCGCAAGGTGTGCCTTTTGCTCGTGAATATGGTGGACTATTAGACAACCGTTCTTTTGGTGGTGTATTAGTTTCTAGAACATTCTATGCAGCAGGTCAAACAGGTCAGCAACTATTACTTGGTGCTTATTCAGCGCTTAACCGCCAGATTGGACGTGGTAAGGTGAAAATGTATAACCGTCACGAAATGTTAGACGTGGTTATTGTTGATGGAAAAGCAAGAGGAATTATCACAAGAAACTTAGTTACTGGTGAAATTGAGCGTCATTCTGCTCATGCTGTTGTTTTAGGTACAGGAGGTTATGGTAACGTATTCTTCTTATCAACCAATGCCATGGGAAGTAATGTTACTGCAGCTTGGAAAGCTCACAAACGTGGAGCGTATTTCGCAAACCCATGTTATACACAGATTCACCCAACATGTATTCCAGTTACGGGAGATCATCAGTCTAAATTAACATTGATGTCTGAGTCACTTCGTAATGATGGTCGTATTTGGGTACCAAAGAAAATGGAAGATGTAGAAGCGATTAGAGCAGGTAAATTAAAGCCAACTCAAATTGCTGAAGAAGATAGAGATTATTACTTAGAGCGTCGTTACCCAGCCTTTGGTAACTTGGTGCCTCGTGATGTGGCATCGCGCGCAGCTAAGGAACGTTGTGATGCTGGTTATGGTGTAAATGCAACTGGTGAAGCGGTTTACTTAGACTTTGCTTCAGCATTTATGCGTTACGGAAAAGAACAAGCGCACGTTAAAGGTTTAGATGAAAACGATGAAGCTTTAGTTAAAAAATTAGGTCAGGAAGTGGTGAGAACCAAGTATGGTAACTTATTCCAGATGTATGAGAAAATCGTAGATCAGAATCCATACGAAACACCAATGATGATTTATCCAGCTGTGCATTACACTATGGGTGGTGTTTGGGTAGATTATAATCTTCAAACTACAGTGCCAGGATTGTACTGTATTGGTGAAGCTAACTTCTCAGACCATGGTGCTAACAGATTGGGTGCTTCGGCATTAATGCAAGGTTTAGCAGATGGTTATTTTGTATTGCCATATACGATTGGTGATTATTTATCTCACGATATTAGAACAGGACCTATCTCTACAGATTCACCAGAATTTGAAGCTGCAGAGAAAAGTGTAAGAGAAAATATTGAACACTTAATCAATAATAATGGTTCTCATTCTGTAGATCATTTCCACAAAAAACTAGGTAAGATCATGTGGAATAAGTGTGGTATGGCAAGAAATGAGGCAGATTTAAAATCAGCTATTACTGAAATTGCTGAACTACGTGCTGAATTCTGGAAAGATGTAAGAGTTCCTGGTACTAATGACGAGTTTAACGAAGAGTTAGCGAAAGCGCTTAGAGTTGCCGATTTCTTAGAATTAGGTGAATTGTTTGCTAAGGATGCTTTATTAAGAGAAGAATCTGCTGGTGGACACTTTAGAGAAGAATATCAAACTGCTGAAGGTGAAGCAATGCGTAGAAAGGAATTCCAATATGTTTCTGCATGGGAATATAAAGGAGAACCAAAAGATGCGGTATTACACAAAGAAGATCTTGTTTACGAAAATATTGAAGTAAAAGAAAGAAGTTATAAATAA
- a CDS encoding phytase, with protein MIYLRSKMMKKTLILGVISAVVFSCGNGLPEIAPTLKSEKLPHDSDDPAIWINHKNPEQSIVFGTDKDEIDGGVYALDLDGKIIKEKSLTGVSYPNNVDVEYGFKLNDSTKTDIMIFSEREKNQIRVYSVPDMKPLDNGGFKVFEDETDVEMKRPMGVSIYKNPSTEEISVFVSRKAGPTEGYLYQYALVSDSLGVHSNLLRKMGTFSGQKEIEAIAVDDELGFVYFSDEGVGIRKYHADPKKGNKEIALFGTDHFKDDIEGIAIATYANGEGFIIVSNQQNHSFNIFKRSDNSFVKEINLGTIETDGCDVITTPLGKKYPNGLFVSMNDEQDFFFHALDSLKLK; from the coding sequence ATGATTTATTTAAGAAGTAAGATGATGAAAAAAACCTTAATACTAGGTGTTATTTCTGCTGTAGTTTTCTCTTGTGGAAATGGATTACCAGAAATTGCGCCAACACTAAAATCTGAAAAATTACCACACGATAGTGACGATCCTGCTATTTGGATTAATCACAAAAACCCAGAACAGAGTATTGTTTTTGGTACTGATAAAGATGAAATTGATGGTGGTGTGTATGCTTTAGATTTAGACGGAAAAATCATAAAAGAGAAAAGCTTAACAGGTGTTAGCTATCCTAATAATGTGGATGTAGAATACGGTTTTAAACTGAACGACTCTACAAAAACGGATATTATGATATTTTCTGAACGTGAGAAAAATCAAATCAGAGTATACTCAGTACCTGACATGAAACCTTTAGACAATGGTGGTTTTAAAGTCTTTGAAGATGAAACTGATGTAGAAATGAAACGACCAATGGGAGTTTCTATTTACAAGAATCCATCAACTGAAGAGATTTCTGTGTTTGTGAGTAGAAAAGCTGGTCCTACAGAAGGCTATTTATACCAATACGCTTTGGTTAGCGATTCTTTGGGAGTACATTCTAATCTGTTGCGTAAAATGGGAACTTTTAGTGGTCAAAAAGAAATTGAAGCCATTGCTGTAGATGACGAATTGGGTTTTGTGTATTTCTCTGACGAAGGTGTTGGCATTAGAAAATACCACGCAGACCCTAAAAAAGGAAACAAGGAAATTGCTTTATTTGGCACAGACCATTTTAAAGATGATATTGAAGGTATTGCGATTGCAACTTACGCTAATGGTGAAGGTTTCATCATTGTATCCAATCAACAAAACCATAGCTTCAACATCTTTAAACGAAGCGATAATAGCTTTGTAAAGGAAATAAACTTAGGCACAATTGAAACTGACGGTTGCGATGTTATAACGACACCTTTAGGTAAAAAATATCCAAACGGACTGTTTGTCTCAATGAATGACGAGCAAGACTTTTTCTTTCATGCTCTTGATTCATTAAAGTTGAAATAA
- a CDS encoding MutS-related protein codes for MKNPNSFYKAQLELHQQASKSTYKQMGLYSVLRLTVFLLAGFGVYLTYQNWQIATVIAVAGIAVFLFLLSRYTDLKTKRELHKRLAIINEDEIKIASGDFHDRADGKVFQNPAHAYSLDIDLFGRGSFFQYINRTTINEGTQSLVNCLLANDITNIETRQNAIKELASESKWRQYYSGVAQGVKVEHSAKSIITWLKDYKPFLTSTHYWLTIGFSLTSVALLVLGFTEIIPIKYAGYWLLLGLAITGRFLKSINNVAQNTEKAKDTFRQYALLLKEIEQKQFQSELLQQQQQKIQSEGEKASQIFTKFSKALDALDNRNNFISAIFGNGYLLWDIRQTYHVEQWISNYAHKVEDWFDVVTFFDAYNTLGNYAYNHQDFTYPEITAENITIKAKDLGHPLLNAEKRIDSDLELLQEQFFIVTGANMAGKSTFLRTVALHIVMANVGLPICAKTSKYKPIKLITSMRTTDSLTDDSSYFFSELTRLKFIVDTIAEDKNYFVILDEILKGTNSTDKAIGSRKFVEKLVGQKATGIIATHDLSLTEIETELEAVKNHYFDAEIKNDELFFDYKLKKGVCQNMNASFLLKKMEIV; via the coding sequence ATGAAAAACCCTAATTCTTTTTACAAAGCACAGTTAGAGTTACATCAACAAGCATCTAAAAGCACCTATAAACAAATGGGTTTATATAGTGTGCTTAGACTTACGGTATTTTTACTGGCAGGTTTTGGTGTGTATTTAACGTATCAGAATTGGCAAATTGCTACTGTTATTGCAGTGGCAGGTATTGCTGTGTTTTTGTTTTTATTATCGAGGTATACTGATCTAAAAACCAAACGCGAGTTACATAAACGATTGGCTATAATTAACGAAGATGAAATTAAAATAGCCTCAGGTGATTTTCATGATAGAGCAGATGGAAAAGTATTTCAAAATCCTGCTCATGCCTATAGTTTAGATATCGACTTATTTGGAAGAGGCTCTTTCTTTCAATACATCAACAGAACAACTATAAATGAAGGGACGCAATCTCTTGTCAATTGTTTACTGGCAAACGATATTACTAATATTGAAACCCGTCAAAATGCGATAAAAGAACTTGCTAGTGAATCCAAATGGCGACAATATTATTCTGGTGTAGCACAAGGAGTAAAGGTTGAACATTCTGCAAAATCAATCATTACATGGTTGAAAGACTACAAACCTTTTTTAACCAGTACGCATTATTGGCTGACTATTGGTTTTAGCTTGACTTCAGTAGCACTTTTGGTCTTAGGTTTTACTGAAATTATTCCAATAAAATATGCTGGTTATTGGTTGCTTTTAGGTTTAGCAATTACCGGAAGATTTTTAAAATCAATCAATAACGTTGCTCAAAATACCGAAAAAGCGAAAGATACATTTAGGCAATATGCCTTATTACTGAAAGAAATTGAGCAGAAACAATTTCAGTCGGAACTATTACAACAACAGCAACAAAAAATTCAATCCGAAGGTGAAAAAGCCTCACAGATATTTACAAAATTCTCAAAAGCTTTAGATGCTTTAGATAACAGAAATAACTTCATTTCAGCCATTTTCGGAAATGGGTATTTGCTTTGGGATATAAGGCAAACCTATCATGTGGAACAATGGATTAGCAATTATGCACACAAGGTTGAAGATTGGTTTGATGTAGTGACGTTTTTTGATGCTTACAATACTTTGGGTAATTATGCTTATAATCATCAAGACTTTACCTATCCTGAAATTACCGCAGAAAATATCACTATTAAGGCGAAAGATTTAGGGCATCCTTTATTAAATGCTGAAAAGCGAATTGATAGCGATTTAGAATTGTTACAAGAGCAGTTCTTTATTGTAACAGGTGCTAATATGGCAGGTAAGAGTACGTTTTTAAGAACGGTTGCCTTGCACATTGTTATGGCAAATGTTGGTTTGCCTATTTGTGCGAAAACAAGCAAATACAAGCCGATTAAACTCATTACAAGTATGCGAACTACAGATTCGTTAACCGATGATAGTTCGTACTTTTTTAGTGAGTTAACACGACTGAAATTTATCGTAGATACTATTGCTGAAGACAAAAACTATTTTGTGATTTTAGACGAAATCTTAAAAGGTACTAACTCAACTGACAAAGCTATTGGCTCAAGGAAATTTGTAGAAAAATTAGTAGGCCAAAAAGCCACAGGAATTATCGCAACTCACGATTTAAGTCTTACTGAAATAGAAACCGAGTTAGAAGCTGTAAAAAACCATTACTTTGATGCTGAAATTAAAAACGATGAGCTCTTTTTTGACTACAAACTAAAGAAAGGCGTTTGCCAAAATATGAATGCAAGTTTTCTTTTGAAGAAGATGGAAATAGTTTAA
- a CDS encoding alpha/beta hydrolase-fold protein — translation MKRTFSIISILFSLILSAQQYSGISKSHKIASTVFDTEREIRVFVPFSYTESDTQKYPTIYLFDAQFDAFFDMTAGLMDYMAQIGELNEFIIVGIKTEHRPKEFTPMYVNEKTKTDWEDVEIGKSELLENHLKDEVFLFVEQNYRVEPFKLAIGHSLGGTFVLNTVFSQPDFFQAIIAISPNLSYDYEQLVKAFDDYFKSKESLNKLIYMSAGTIGNMENRFRKSAQKLDNIIEYHNPEDLNYTFRIFEDENHSTTPIYTISNAFKEVAKIWTISEDQKQKMLEDESKLFVDDLKDFYAELSVWANYDVKPGVDEANGYGYFCLNAEKTDEALKVFDWALELYPNDANLYDSKAEALEKSNNLKQAKNYYKKAMVVLENTKDQYDPENYEYYKSMFSEHLENLKNKK, via the coding sequence ATGAAACGAACATTTAGCATAATATCAATCCTTTTTTCATTAATTCTATCTGCTCAACAATATAGCGGAATTTCAAAATCTCATAAAATAGCATCTACGGTTTTTGATACCGAACGAGAAATAAGAGTATTTGTGCCTTTTTCTTACACCGAAAGTGATACGCAGAAGTATCCTACAATCTATCTTTTTGATGCGCAATTCGATGCTTTTTTTGATATGACAGCAGGTTTAATGGATTATATGGCACAAATTGGAGAACTCAATGAGTTTATTATTGTTGGCATAAAAACCGAACATAGACCAAAAGAGTTTACTCCAATGTACGTTAACGAAAAAACCAAAACCGATTGGGAAGATGTAGAAATCGGTAAGTCGGAACTTTTAGAAAATCATCTAAAAGATGAGGTCTTTCTTTTTGTGGAACAGAATTATAGAGTAGAGCCGTTTAAGTTGGCTATAGGTCATTCTTTAGGTGGAACTTTTGTGCTCAACACTGTGTTCTCGCAACCTGATTTTTTTCAGGCAATAATCGCAATAAGCCCCAATTTATCTTACGATTATGAGCAGTTGGTAAAAGCGTTTGACGACTACTTTAAATCTAAAGAAAGCCTGAATAAATTAATTTATATGTCAGCTGGTACTATTGGAAATATGGAAAATAGATTCCGAAAATCAGCACAGAAATTAGATAACATTATTGAATATCATAATCCAGAAGATTTAAATTACACGTTTAGAATTTTTGAAGATGAAAATCATTCTACAACACCAATTTACACGATTAGTAATGCTTTTAAAGAAGTTGCAAAAATCTGGACGATATCTGAAGACCAAAAGCAAAAGATGTTAGAGGATGAATCAAAATTGTTTGTTGACGATTTAAAAGATTTTTACGCAGAGTTGTCTGTTTGGGCGAATTACGATGTAAAGCCAGGTGTAGATGAAGCTAATGGCTATGGCTACTTTTGCTTGAATGCCGAGAAAACAGATGAAGCTTTAAAAGTTTTTGATTGGGCATTAGAGTTGTATCCAAATGATGCTAATCTTTATGATAGTAAGGCCGAAGCATTAGAAAAAAGCAATAATTTAAAACAAGCAAAAAACTACTACAAAAAGGCTATGGTCGTTCTAGAAAACACCAAAGATCAGTACGATCCTGAGAACTATGAATATTACAAGTCGATGTTTAGTGAGCATTTAGAAAATCTAAAAAACAAGAAGTAG
- a CDS encoding succinate dehydrogenase/fumarate reductase iron-sulfur subunit, with translation MNLTLKIWRQKNASDKGKMVDYPVSDISPDMSFLEMLDVLNEQLINKGEEPVAFDHDCREGICGMCSLYINGEAHGPDRGVTTCQLHMRMFKDGDTITIEPFRATAFPVIKDLVVDRSSFDRIQHAGGFISVNTSGNTIDANTIPINKHDADDAFAAATCIGCGACVASCKNSSAMLFVGAKVSQFALLPQGQVEATDRVLNMVKQMDEEGFGNCTNTGACEVECPKGISLENIARMNREYLKAAFKG, from the coding sequence ATGAATTTAACGTTAAAAATTTGGCGTCAGAAAAACGCAAGCGACAAAGGAAAAATGGTAGATTATCCTGTAAGTGATATCTCTCCTGATATGTCTTTCCTTGAAATGTTAGACGTTTTAAACGAACAATTAATAAATAAAGGTGAAGAGCCTGTGGCGTTTGACCACGATTGTAGAGAAGGTATTTGCGGAATGTGTTCTCTATATATTAATGGTGAAGCTCACGGACCAGATAGAGGTGTAACAACATGCCAATTACACATGCGTATGTTTAAGGATGGTGATACAATTACAATAGAGCCATTTAGAGCAACAGCATTCCCAGTAATAAAAGATTTAGTTGTTGACAGATCTTCATTCGATAGAATACAACACGCAGGTGGATTTATCTCAGTAAATACATCAGGTAATACTATAGATGCTAATACTATTCCAATAAACAAACATGATGCAGATGATGCCTTTGCTGCTGCAACTTGTATTGGTTGTGGTGCTTGTGTAGCAAGTTGTAAAAACTCTTCTGCAATGCTATTTGTTGGTGCTAAAGTATCTCAATTTGCTTTGTTACCGCAAGGACAAGTTGAAGCGACTGACCGTGTATTGAATATGGTGAAGCAAATGGACGAGGAAGGTTTTGGTAACTGTACTAACACAGGTGCTTGTGAAGTGGAATGTCCAAAAGGCATTTCTCTTGAAAACATTGCACGTATGAACCGTGAATATTTAAAAGCGGCTTTTAAAGGTTAA